In Drosophila pseudoobscura strain MV-25-SWS-2005 chromosome 4, UCI_Dpse_MV25, whole genome shotgun sequence, the following proteins share a genomic window:
- the Haspin gene encoding putative serine/threonine-protein kinase haspin homolog isoform X1: protein MEDTLQDEAWKDSFDKLLEPRPQLRLLNIIKTNVRASFNLDSSVENSNHSILENDKKAGSEQHILDGCDVLKKFGTSCNSISTPFGKRLGTDLFHCGISPITGMKLDGFGGYTEKPWILNRNTDRVEDFVELHIKKRVCFEVESKNTIETIRNSKKKSDELGIRSSLVLQPGKWRKSLNSWRRTQVVEPTLNRSDNSRLLTARASRQVSPSKGRKSVFLNDCNNIITDYESQVLKHCDQRKPLRFEVVYAPSKMMNTKKIGEGAYGEVFKYTMKRKKRDTRNCDVVLKVIPIEGSTEVNGELQKTFEQILPEILISKKMCSLRLGKNNTTHGYANIYKVSLVKGKYPEHLIKLWESYDEEKESENDHPRIFADDQLFIVLELKFSGEDMSSFKFVNAEQSYYVLQQIMLALAVGEEECQFEHRDLHWGNILIEPTIKKEISYKFHTKDLKVFSKGVKVTIIDYTLSRITIDEFCNFNDLSSDEELFAASGDYQYDIYRLMRDELKNNWASFAPKTNVLWLSYVTAKLIDGVYYKSANTKLHKLYIEKLRTFQSTILSFESATHCAKQVFDLN from the exons ATGGAGGATACTTTGCAGGATGAAGCATGGAAAGATTCATTTGATAAGTTATTGGAACCCCGGCC GCAACTGCGACTGCTCAACATAATTAAAACGAATGTTAGAGCATCATTTAACCTTGATTCCAGTGTAGAAAACAGCAACCACAGTATTTTAGAAAACGACAAGAAGGCCGGGTCTGAGCAACATATTTTAGATGGCTGTGATGTCTTAAAAAAGTTTGGAACGAGCTGTAACTCCATTTCAACGCCGTTTGGAAAACGTTTAGGAACTGATTTATTTCACTGCGGTATATCACCTATCACGGGAATGAAACTTGACGGCTTTGGTGGTTATACTGAAAAACCGTGGATTCTGAACCGTAATACTGACCGTGTGGAGGACTTTGTAGAACTGCACATAAAAAAACGAGTATGCTTCGAAGTAGAATCCAAGAATACGATCGAAACGATTAGGAACTCGAAAAAGAAGTCTGACGAACTTGGAATTCGGTCTTCCCTTGTTTTACAGCCAGGAAAGTGGCGAAAATCTCTTAATTCTTGGCGTCGAACGCAAGTAGTTGAACCTACTCTAAACAGAAGCGACAACTCCCGATTACTCACTGCCCGCGCATCTAGACAAGTCAGCCCTTCTAAAGGACGAAAATCGGTATTTTTAAATGACtgcaataatataattactGATTATGAGAGCCAAGTTCTGAAACATTGCGATCAGCGTAAGCCGCTTCGATTTGAAGTTGTCTATGCACCATCAAAAATGATGAATACCAAGAAAATAGGTGAAGGTGCTTATGGCGAAGTGTTTAAGTATACTATGAAACGGAAAAAAAGAGATACGCGTAACTGTGACGTTGTCCTAAAGGTAATACCTATTGAAGGTTCTACTGAAGTTAACGGAGAATTGCAAAAGACCTTTGAGCAAATTTTGCcagaaattttaatttctaAGAAAATGTGCAGCCTAAGATTAGGAAAAAATAATACTACTCATGGATatgcaaatatatacaag GTATCTTTAGTTAAAGGAAAGTACCCGGAACATTTGATAAAACTTTGGGAAAGTTACGACGAGGAAAAGGAGTCTGAAAATGATCACCCAAGAATTTTTGCAGATGACCAACTATTTATAGTTTTAGAATTGAAGTTTTCTGGAGAAGACATGTCcagttttaaatttgtaaatgCTGAACAGTCGTATTATGTATTGCAACAG ATAATGTTGGCCCTGGCAGTTGGAGAAGAAGAGTGCCAATTTGAGCATCGTGATCTTCATTGGGGCAACATATTAATTGAACCAACTATTAAGAAGGAAATTTCTTATAAATTTCACACCAAGGATCTGAAAGTATTTTCGAAGGGGGTGAAAGTTACAATCATTGACTACACTCTATCAAGAATAACTATAGAcgaattttgcaattttaacgATCTGTCTTCCGATGAGGAACTGTTTGCGGCGTCAGGAGACTATCAATATGATATTTACCGACTGATGCGGGATGAGCTAAA AAACAATTGGGCTTCATTTGCCCCTAAAACAAACGTGCTTTGGCTTTCCTACGTAACTGCAAAACTAATTGATGGCGTTTACTATAAGAGCGCCAATACGAAACTCCACAAACTATACATTGAGAAGCTAAGGACGTTTCAAAGCACAATACTCTCGTTTGAAAGTGCCACCCATTGTGCTAAACAAgtatttgatttaaattag
- the Haspin gene encoding putative serine/threonine-protein kinase haspin homolog isoform X2 — translation MEDTLQDEAWKDSFDKLLEPRPQLRLLNIIKTNVRASFNLDSSVENSNHSILENDKKAGSEQHILDGCDVLKKFGTSCNSISTPFGKRLGTDLFHCGISPITGMKLDGFGGYTEKPWILNRNTDRVEDFVELHIKKRVCFEVESKNTIETIRNSKKKSDELGIRSSLVLQPGKWRKSLNSWRRTQVVEPTLNRSDNSRLLTARASRQVSPSKGRKSVFLNDCNNIITDYESQVLKHCDQRKPLRFEVVYAPSKMMNTKKIGEGAYGEVFKYTMKRKKRDTRNCDVVLKVIPIEGSTEVNGELQKTFEQILPEILISKKMCSLRLGKNNTTHGYANIYKLKESTRNI, via the exons ATGGAGGATACTTTGCAGGATGAAGCATGGAAAGATTCATTTGATAAGTTATTGGAACCCCGGCC GCAACTGCGACTGCTCAACATAATTAAAACGAATGTTAGAGCATCATTTAACCTTGATTCCAGTGTAGAAAACAGCAACCACAGTATTTTAGAAAACGACAAGAAGGCCGGGTCTGAGCAACATATTTTAGATGGCTGTGATGTCTTAAAAAAGTTTGGAACGAGCTGTAACTCCATTTCAACGCCGTTTGGAAAACGTTTAGGAACTGATTTATTTCACTGCGGTATATCACCTATCACGGGAATGAAACTTGACGGCTTTGGTGGTTATACTGAAAAACCGTGGATTCTGAACCGTAATACTGACCGTGTGGAGGACTTTGTAGAACTGCACATAAAAAAACGAGTATGCTTCGAAGTAGAATCCAAGAATACGATCGAAACGATTAGGAACTCGAAAAAGAAGTCTGACGAACTTGGAATTCGGTCTTCCCTTGTTTTACAGCCAGGAAAGTGGCGAAAATCTCTTAATTCTTGGCGTCGAACGCAAGTAGTTGAACCTACTCTAAACAGAAGCGACAACTCCCGATTACTCACTGCCCGCGCATCTAGACAAGTCAGCCCTTCTAAAGGACGAAAATCGGTATTTTTAAATGACtgcaataatataattactGATTATGAGAGCCAAGTTCTGAAACATTGCGATCAGCGTAAGCCGCTTCGATTTGAAGTTGTCTATGCACCATCAAAAATGATGAATACCAAGAAAATAGGTGAAGGTGCTTATGGCGAAGTGTTTAAGTATACTATGAAACGGAAAAAAAGAGATACGCGTAACTGTGACGTTGTCCTAAAGGTAATACCTATTGAAGGTTCTACTGAAGTTAACGGAGAATTGCAAAAGACCTTTGAGCAAATTTTGCcagaaattttaatttctaAGAAAATGTGCAGCCTAAGATTAGGAAAAAATAATACTACTCATGGATatgcaaatatatacaag TTAAAGGAAAGTACCCGGAACATTTGA
- the LOC6899750 gene encoding asparagine synthetase domain-containing protein CG17486 — protein sequence MCGIFCAINQNTAGCLDLTDTLKTVLNNRGPDVQDELRLDNILLSGSVLWQQGESIQKQPVIEGDCVLLFNGDLYNLEKPDSMADTFWLAKKLSDCHCDEEILSVLKVLEGPYCLIIYNRREEMLYFCRDALGRNSLIIEHNQQELHLLSTSFYSDIDQLSTLELPPLGLYKLKIDNLSSCVLYPWQPLNAYTHQQLITLDLAMGWKTIIKRTISPDWLLKSKLDFGYDFYKVPYVENHETLYENLLSTPQVQSALATFNKLLQSSVASRVQTAPFCRNCLKIGQNTSICTHAKVCILFSGGIDCTVLAILADRYVPDGEPIELINVAFERITAPNTADTQEYWNVPDRKTALQSYNELKRICPKRFWILIEVNVTRQELQLQLSQHIRHLIYPLQTVLDESLGCAFWFATHTVLSSARVALIGSGADELFGGYTRHRNAYRHCLGDEIERQLVVQNELEKDWQRIPARNLARDDRVIADNGKTARAPFIEENVVRFVRSLMPKQKCCYSFPEGVGDKLLLRLYGYQLGLRDAVLLKKRAIQFGSRIADKKQHAAQNSIFLKFNLANSLENTC from the coding sequence ATGTGTGGAATTTTTTGTGCAATTAATCAGAATACAGCTGGCTGTCTTGATCTAACTGATACACTGAAAACTGTCTTAAATAACCGTGGCCCAGATGTGCAGGATGAGCTACGGCTGGATAACATTCTACTCTCCGGTAGTGTCTTGTGGCAACAAGGAGAGAGTATACAAAAACAGCCCGTAATCGAAGGGGATTGTGTATTGTTGTTTAATGGAGATTTGTATAACTTGGAAAAACCAGACTCAATGGCAGACACATTTTGGTTAGCTAAGAAGTTGTCTGATTGCCACTGTGATGAAGAGATACTTTCTGTGCTCAAGGTGTTGGAGGGACCATATTGTTTGATAATATATAACCGGCGTGAGGAAATGCTTTACTTTTGCCGGGATGCTCTGGGAAGAAATTCATTGATTATAGAGCATAATCAGCAAGAATTGCATTTACTGAGCACCTCATTTTACTCGGATATCGATCAGTTATCAACACTTGAATTGCCTCCGTTGGGACtgtacaaattaaaaattgataaCTTGAGCAGCTGTGTACTATATCCATGGCAGCCCCTGAATGCATATACACATCAGCAACTCATCACGCTTGATTTGGCAATGGGCTGGAAAACGATAATCAAACGTACAATATCACCAGATTGGTTGTTAAAAAGCAAACTGGATTTCGGCTATGACTTTTACAAAGTTCCATATGTCGAAAACCATGAAACACTTTATGAAAACCTGCTTAGTACTCCTCAAGTCCAATCAGCATTAGCAACATTTAATAAATTACTTCAAAGTTCTGTAGCATCACGAGTTCAAACGGCCCCTTTTTGCCGTAATTGCTTAAAGATTGGCCAAAACACTAGCATATGTACACACGCGAAAGTGtgtatccttttttctggtggcATCGATTGCACTGTCTTAGCCATCCTGGCTGATAGATATGTACCAGATGGAGAGCCGATAGAACTTATTAATGTGGCGTTTGAAAGAATAACTGCTCCAAATACAGCTGATACACAGGAATATTGGAATGTTCCTGACCGCAAGACTGCGTTACAATCATACAATGAGCTAAAACGTATCTGTCCCAAGCGGTTCTGGATCCTGATAGAAGTCAATGTGACACGCCAGGAGTTACAGCTTCAACTCTCACAACATATCCGTCATCTTATATATCCGCTGCAGACTGTTTTGGATGAGAGTCTAGGCTGTGCGTTTTGGTTCGCTACCCATACTGTACTATCATCTGCCAGAGTTGCTCTCATAGGTAGTGGTGCCGATGAGTTGTTCGGAGGATATACTCGCCACCGAAACGCTTATAGACATTGTCTGGGCGACGAAATAGAGCGTCAGCTTGTTGTACAGAATGAACTTGAGAAGGATTGGCAGAGAATACCTGCTCGAAATTTGGCGAGAGATGATCGAGTTATTGCGGATAATGGGAAAACAGCACGTGCACCTTTCATTGAAGAGAATGTAGTTCGGTTTGTTCGGTCTCTAATGCCGAAACAGAAATGTTGCTATAGCTTCCCTGAAGGGGTCGGTGATAAATTGCTGTTAAGACTGTATGGATACCAATTGGGTCTGCGGGACGCGGTACTGCTGAAAAAGCGAGCTATTCAATTTGGTTCACGAATTGCTGACAAAAAGCAGCACGCAGCACAGAATTCTATTTTCTTAAAGTTCAATCTTGCTAATTCGTTGGAAAATACCTGTTGA